One Salvia splendens isolate huo1 chromosome 22, SspV2, whole genome shotgun sequence DNA segment encodes these proteins:
- the LOC121787634 gene encoding nucleobase-ascorbate transporter 6-like isoform X4, with protein MAAKLDEPAPHPPKDQLPNVAYCITSPPPWPEAILLGFQHYLVVLGTTVLIPTALVPQMGGGNEEKAKVIQTLLFVTGLNTLLQTWFGTRLPAVIGGSYTFVAPTISIILSGRWDDPDPITRFKKIMRATQGALIVASTIQIVIGFSGLWRNVVRFLSPISVVPLVFLSGFGLYELGFPGVAKCVEIGLPELVLLVFCGQYLPQIIKPGKHIFERFAVLITVSIVWIYAHILTVAGAYDSASPKTQASCRTDHSGLISAAPWIRVPYPFQWGAPSFDAGECFAMMMAAFVALVEATGGFIGLSRYASATPLPPSILSRGIGWQGIATLLSGLFGTGNGSSVSIENAGLIAMTRVGSRRTMQISAGFMLFFSVLVFASIPMSIVAAFYCVFFGYFAFLQFCQLNSFRNKFILAVPTFLGLSVAQYFNEYTAVNGHGPTHTSGRWFNDIVNVPFASKAFVAGVLAFLFDNTLDKKDPQIRKDRGKHWWDKFKDFKTDNRSEEFYALPFNLNKYFPSV; from the exons atggCAGCAAAGCTAGATGAGCCAGCACCACACCCTCCTAAAGATCAACTTCCAAATGTTGCATACTGCATCACCAGCCCCCCTCCATGGC CTGAGGCCATCCTTCTTGGCTTCCAACATTATTTGGTGGTGCTCGGCACGACTGTCCTCATACCGACTGCGTTGGTTCCTCAGATGGGAGGAGGAAAC GAGGAGAAAGCAAAAGTCATCCAAACTCTGCTGTTTGTTACTGGGCTCAACACCCTCCTGCAAACATGGTTTGGAACCCGATTACCTGCTGTGATTGGTGGCTCATACACCTTCGTGGCGCCCACAATCTCAATCATCTTATCCGGTAGATGGGATGATCCAGATCCTATAACGAGGTTCAAGAAAATAATGAGGGCCACACAAGGCGCGCTTATTGTTGCCTCGACCATCCAGATAGTGATAGGATTCAGTGGTCTGTGGCGCAACGTTGTTAG GTTCCTAAGTCCGATTTCAGTTGTTCCGTTGGTTTTTCTTTCTGGTTTTGGCCTCTACGAACTTGGCTTTCCCGGG GTTGCTAAATGTGTTGAAATCGGGTTGCCCGAGCTAGTTCTTCTGGTGTTCTGTGGTCAG TATCTCCCACAAATAATAAAACCAGGAAAGCATATATTCGAGCGCTTTGCAGTTCTTATCACCGTGTCAATCGTGTGGATCTACGCACACATACTCACCGTTGCTGGTGCCTACGACAGTGCATCACCAAAGACTCAAGCAAGCTGCAGAACTGATCACTCTGGCCTCATCAGTGCTGCTCCATG GATAAGAGTCCCATATCCCTTTCAATGGGGAGCGCCTTCGTTTGATGCTGGTGAATGTTTCGCGATGATGATGGCTGCGTTCGTTGCTCTCGTTGAG GCAACTGGTGGCTTCATTGGTCTGTCTAGATATGCTAGTGCAACGCCATTGCCACCGTCCATCCTCAGCCGGGGCATAGGCTGGCAGGGCATCGCCACCTTGCTGTCCGGTTTGTTTGGAACGGGAAACGGATCATCAGTCTCTAT AGAGAATGCTGGCCTTATTGCAATGACTCGCGTTGGTAGTCGAAGGACCATGCAGATATCTGCCGGCTTCATGCTTTTCTTCTCTGTTCTTG TTTTTGCTTCAATTCCAATGTCTATTGTGGCTGCTTTTTACTGTGTCTTCTTTGGCTATTTTG CTTTCCTCCAATTCTGCCAGCTCAACAGCTTCAGAAACAAATTCATACTAGCAGTTCCCACTTTCCTGGGCTTGTCCGTGGCTCAGTACTTCAACGAGTACACGGCTGTCAATGGACATGGCCCCACACACACGTCGGGGAGATGG TTCAACGACATTGTGAACGTGCCCTTCGCCTCCAAGGCGTTCGTGGCAGGCGTGCTGGCGTTCCTCTTCGACAACACGCTGGACAAGAAGGATCCTCAGATAAGGAAGGACAGAGGCAAGCATTGGTGGGATAAGTTCAAGGATTTCAAGACTGATAATAGGAGTGAGGAGTTCTATGCCCTTCCTTTCAACCTCAACAAATACTTCCCATCTGTATAA
- the LOC121787634 gene encoding nucleobase-ascorbate transporter 6-like isoform X1 encodes MAAKLDEPAPHPPKDQLPNVAYCITSPPPWPEAILLGFQHYLVVLGTTVLIPTALVPQMGGGNEEKAKVIQTLLFVTGLNTLLQTWFGTRLPAVIGGSYTFVAPTISIILSGRWDDPDPITRFKKIMRATQGALIVASTIQIVIGFSGLWRNVVRFLSPISVVPLVFLSGFGLYELGFPGVAKCVEIGLPELVLLVFCGQYLPQIIKPGKHIFERFAVLITVSIVWIYAHILTVAGAYDSASPKTQASCRTDHSGLISAAPWIRVPYPFQWGAPSFDAGECFAMMMAAFVALVEATGGFIGLSRYASATPLPPSILSRGIGWQGIATLLSGLFGTGNGSSVSIENAGLIAMTRVGSRRTMQISAGFMLFFSVLGKFGAVFASIPMSIVAAFYCVFFGYFGVGGLAFLQFCQLNSFRNKFILAVPTFLGLSVAQYFNEYTAVNGHGPTHTSGRWFNDIVNVPFASKAFVAGVLAFLFDNTLDKKDPQIRKDRGKHWWDKFKDFKTDNRSEEFYALPFNLNKYFPSV; translated from the exons atggCAGCAAAGCTAGATGAGCCAGCACCACACCCTCCTAAAGATCAACTTCCAAATGTTGCATACTGCATCACCAGCCCCCCTCCATGGC CTGAGGCCATCCTTCTTGGCTTCCAACATTATTTGGTGGTGCTCGGCACGACTGTCCTCATACCGACTGCGTTGGTTCCTCAGATGGGAGGAGGAAAC GAGGAGAAAGCAAAAGTCATCCAAACTCTGCTGTTTGTTACTGGGCTCAACACCCTCCTGCAAACATGGTTTGGAACCCGATTACCTGCTGTGATTGGTGGCTCATACACCTTCGTGGCGCCCACAATCTCAATCATCTTATCCGGTAGATGGGATGATCCAGATCCTATAACGAGGTTCAAGAAAATAATGAGGGCCACACAAGGCGCGCTTATTGTTGCCTCGACCATCCAGATAGTGATAGGATTCAGTGGTCTGTGGCGCAACGTTGTTAG GTTCCTAAGTCCGATTTCAGTTGTTCCGTTGGTTTTTCTTTCTGGTTTTGGCCTCTACGAACTTGGCTTTCCCGGG GTTGCTAAATGTGTTGAAATCGGGTTGCCCGAGCTAGTTCTTCTGGTGTTCTGTGGTCAG TATCTCCCACAAATAATAAAACCAGGAAAGCATATATTCGAGCGCTTTGCAGTTCTTATCACCGTGTCAATCGTGTGGATCTACGCACACATACTCACCGTTGCTGGTGCCTACGACAGTGCATCACCAAAGACTCAAGCAAGCTGCAGAACTGATCACTCTGGCCTCATCAGTGCTGCTCCATG GATAAGAGTCCCATATCCCTTTCAATGGGGAGCGCCTTCGTTTGATGCTGGTGAATGTTTCGCGATGATGATGGCTGCGTTCGTTGCTCTCGTTGAG GCAACTGGTGGCTTCATTGGTCTGTCTAGATATGCTAGTGCAACGCCATTGCCACCGTCCATCCTCAGCCGGGGCATAGGCTGGCAGGGCATCGCCACCTTGCTGTCCGGTTTGTTTGGAACGGGAAACGGATCATCAGTCTCTAT AGAGAATGCTGGCCTTATTGCAATGACTCGCGTTGGTAGTCGAAGGACCATGCAGATATCTGCCGGCTTCATGCTTTTCTTCTCTGTTCTTG GCAAATTTGGGGCAGTTTTTGCTTCAATTCCAATGTCTATTGTGGCTGCTTTTTACTGTGTCTTCTTTGGCTATTTTG GTGTTGGTGGGCTAGCTTTCCTCCAATTCTGCCAGCTCAACAGCTTCAGAAACAAATTCATACTAGCAGTTCCCACTTTCCTGGGCTTGTCCGTGGCTCAGTACTTCAACGAGTACACGGCTGTCAATGGACATGGCCCCACACACACGTCGGGGAGATGG TTCAACGACATTGTGAACGTGCCCTTCGCCTCCAAGGCGTTCGTGGCAGGCGTGCTGGCGTTCCTCTTCGACAACACGCTGGACAAGAAGGATCCTCAGATAAGGAAGGACAGAGGCAAGCATTGGTGGGATAAGTTCAAGGATTTCAAGACTGATAATAGGAGTGAGGAGTTCTATGCCCTTCCTTTCAACCTCAACAAATACTTCCCATCTGTATAA
- the LOC121787634 gene encoding nucleobase-ascorbate transporter 6-like isoform X2 translates to MAAKLDEPAPHPPKDQLPNVAYCITSPPPWPEAILLGFQHYLVVLGTTVLIPTALVPQMGGGNEEKAKVIQTLLFVTGLNTLLQTWFGTRLPAVIGGSYTFVAPTISIILSGRWDDPDPITRFKKIMRATQGALIVASTIQIVIGFSGLWRNVVRFLSPISVVPLVFLSGFGLYELGFPGVAKCVEIGLPELVLLVFCGQYLPQIIKPGKHIFERFAVLITVSIVWIYAHILTVAGAYDSASPKTQASCRTDHSGLISAAPWIRVPYPFQWGAPSFDAGECFAMMMAAFVALVEATGGFIGLSRYASATPLPPSILSRGIGWQGIATLLSGLFGTGNGSSVSIENAGLIAMTRVGSRRTMQISAGFMLFFSVLGKFGAVFASIPMSIVAAFYCVFFGYFAFLQFCQLNSFRNKFILAVPTFLGLSVAQYFNEYTAVNGHGPTHTSGRWFNDIVNVPFASKAFVAGVLAFLFDNTLDKKDPQIRKDRGKHWWDKFKDFKTDNRSEEFYALPFNLNKYFPSV, encoded by the exons atggCAGCAAAGCTAGATGAGCCAGCACCACACCCTCCTAAAGATCAACTTCCAAATGTTGCATACTGCATCACCAGCCCCCCTCCATGGC CTGAGGCCATCCTTCTTGGCTTCCAACATTATTTGGTGGTGCTCGGCACGACTGTCCTCATACCGACTGCGTTGGTTCCTCAGATGGGAGGAGGAAAC GAGGAGAAAGCAAAAGTCATCCAAACTCTGCTGTTTGTTACTGGGCTCAACACCCTCCTGCAAACATGGTTTGGAACCCGATTACCTGCTGTGATTGGTGGCTCATACACCTTCGTGGCGCCCACAATCTCAATCATCTTATCCGGTAGATGGGATGATCCAGATCCTATAACGAGGTTCAAGAAAATAATGAGGGCCACACAAGGCGCGCTTATTGTTGCCTCGACCATCCAGATAGTGATAGGATTCAGTGGTCTGTGGCGCAACGTTGTTAG GTTCCTAAGTCCGATTTCAGTTGTTCCGTTGGTTTTTCTTTCTGGTTTTGGCCTCTACGAACTTGGCTTTCCCGGG GTTGCTAAATGTGTTGAAATCGGGTTGCCCGAGCTAGTTCTTCTGGTGTTCTGTGGTCAG TATCTCCCACAAATAATAAAACCAGGAAAGCATATATTCGAGCGCTTTGCAGTTCTTATCACCGTGTCAATCGTGTGGATCTACGCACACATACTCACCGTTGCTGGTGCCTACGACAGTGCATCACCAAAGACTCAAGCAAGCTGCAGAACTGATCACTCTGGCCTCATCAGTGCTGCTCCATG GATAAGAGTCCCATATCCCTTTCAATGGGGAGCGCCTTCGTTTGATGCTGGTGAATGTTTCGCGATGATGATGGCTGCGTTCGTTGCTCTCGTTGAG GCAACTGGTGGCTTCATTGGTCTGTCTAGATATGCTAGTGCAACGCCATTGCCACCGTCCATCCTCAGCCGGGGCATAGGCTGGCAGGGCATCGCCACCTTGCTGTCCGGTTTGTTTGGAACGGGAAACGGATCATCAGTCTCTAT AGAGAATGCTGGCCTTATTGCAATGACTCGCGTTGGTAGTCGAAGGACCATGCAGATATCTGCCGGCTTCATGCTTTTCTTCTCTGTTCTTG GCAAATTTGGGGCAGTTTTTGCTTCAATTCCAATGTCTATTGTGGCTGCTTTTTACTGTGTCTTCTTTGGCTATTTTG CTTTCCTCCAATTCTGCCAGCTCAACAGCTTCAGAAACAAATTCATACTAGCAGTTCCCACTTTCCTGGGCTTGTCCGTGGCTCAGTACTTCAACGAGTACACGGCTGTCAATGGACATGGCCCCACACACACGTCGGGGAGATGG TTCAACGACATTGTGAACGTGCCCTTCGCCTCCAAGGCGTTCGTGGCAGGCGTGCTGGCGTTCCTCTTCGACAACACGCTGGACAAGAAGGATCCTCAGATAAGGAAGGACAGAGGCAAGCATTGGTGGGATAAGTTCAAGGATTTCAAGACTGATAATAGGAGTGAGGAGTTCTATGCCCTTCCTTTCAACCTCAACAAATACTTCCCATCTGTATAA
- the LOC121787634 gene encoding nucleobase-ascorbate transporter 6-like isoform X3 — MAAKLDEPAPHPPKDQLPNVAYCITSPPPWPEAILLGFQHYLVVLGTTVLIPTALVPQMGGGNEEKAKVIQTLLFVTGLNTLLQTWFGTRLPAVIGGSYTFVAPTISIILSGRWDDPDPITRFKKIMRATQGALIVASTIQIVIGFSGLWRNVVRFLSPISVVPLVFLSGFGLYELGFPGVAKCVEIGLPELVLLVFCGQYLPQIIKPGKHIFERFAVLITVSIVWIYAHILTVAGAYDSASPKTQASCRTDHSGLISAAPWIRVPYPFQWGAPSFDAGECFAMMMAAFVALVEATGGFIGLSRYASATPLPPSILSRGIGWQGIATLLSGLFGTGNGSSVSIENAGLIAMTRVGSRRTMQISAGFMLFFSVLVFASIPMSIVAAFYCVFFGYFGVGGLAFLQFCQLNSFRNKFILAVPTFLGLSVAQYFNEYTAVNGHGPTHTSGRWFNDIVNVPFASKAFVAGVLAFLFDNTLDKKDPQIRKDRGKHWWDKFKDFKTDNRSEEFYALPFNLNKYFPSV; from the exons atggCAGCAAAGCTAGATGAGCCAGCACCACACCCTCCTAAAGATCAACTTCCAAATGTTGCATACTGCATCACCAGCCCCCCTCCATGGC CTGAGGCCATCCTTCTTGGCTTCCAACATTATTTGGTGGTGCTCGGCACGACTGTCCTCATACCGACTGCGTTGGTTCCTCAGATGGGAGGAGGAAAC GAGGAGAAAGCAAAAGTCATCCAAACTCTGCTGTTTGTTACTGGGCTCAACACCCTCCTGCAAACATGGTTTGGAACCCGATTACCTGCTGTGATTGGTGGCTCATACACCTTCGTGGCGCCCACAATCTCAATCATCTTATCCGGTAGATGGGATGATCCAGATCCTATAACGAGGTTCAAGAAAATAATGAGGGCCACACAAGGCGCGCTTATTGTTGCCTCGACCATCCAGATAGTGATAGGATTCAGTGGTCTGTGGCGCAACGTTGTTAG GTTCCTAAGTCCGATTTCAGTTGTTCCGTTGGTTTTTCTTTCTGGTTTTGGCCTCTACGAACTTGGCTTTCCCGGG GTTGCTAAATGTGTTGAAATCGGGTTGCCCGAGCTAGTTCTTCTGGTGTTCTGTGGTCAG TATCTCCCACAAATAATAAAACCAGGAAAGCATATATTCGAGCGCTTTGCAGTTCTTATCACCGTGTCAATCGTGTGGATCTACGCACACATACTCACCGTTGCTGGTGCCTACGACAGTGCATCACCAAAGACTCAAGCAAGCTGCAGAACTGATCACTCTGGCCTCATCAGTGCTGCTCCATG GATAAGAGTCCCATATCCCTTTCAATGGGGAGCGCCTTCGTTTGATGCTGGTGAATGTTTCGCGATGATGATGGCTGCGTTCGTTGCTCTCGTTGAG GCAACTGGTGGCTTCATTGGTCTGTCTAGATATGCTAGTGCAACGCCATTGCCACCGTCCATCCTCAGCCGGGGCATAGGCTGGCAGGGCATCGCCACCTTGCTGTCCGGTTTGTTTGGAACGGGAAACGGATCATCAGTCTCTAT AGAGAATGCTGGCCTTATTGCAATGACTCGCGTTGGTAGTCGAAGGACCATGCAGATATCTGCCGGCTTCATGCTTTTCTTCTCTGTTCTTG TTTTTGCTTCAATTCCAATGTCTATTGTGGCTGCTTTTTACTGTGTCTTCTTTGGCTATTTTG GTGTTGGTGGGCTAGCTTTCCTCCAATTCTGCCAGCTCAACAGCTTCAGAAACAAATTCATACTAGCAGTTCCCACTTTCCTGGGCTTGTCCGTGGCTCAGTACTTCAACGAGTACACGGCTGTCAATGGACATGGCCCCACACACACGTCGGGGAGATGG TTCAACGACATTGTGAACGTGCCCTTCGCCTCCAAGGCGTTCGTGGCAGGCGTGCTGGCGTTCCTCTTCGACAACACGCTGGACAAGAAGGATCCTCAGATAAGGAAGGACAGAGGCAAGCATTGGTGGGATAAGTTCAAGGATTTCAAGACTGATAATAGGAGTGAGGAGTTCTATGCCCTTCCTTTCAACCTCAACAAATACTTCCCATCTGTATAA